TCTGGTGATCTGGATTGTGGGCGTGATTGGCACTTTCATTCCGGTGGTGCCCGCAACCCTGTTGATTTTCGTTGGCTCGGTGATTGCCACCATGATCGATGGCTTTCAATTCTCAGACTTCTGGTTCCTGCTCACCCTTGGAATCATCAGTGTGGGAATCGGCCTGATCGACAACATCACCGGCGCATGGGGCACCCGCAAATACGGTGGAAGCCCGAAAGCCGCCTGGGGCGCTTTCTGGGGCAGCATTGTGGGCATCTTCCTGCCAATGGGCCTGATTGTGGGACCTCTGGGTGGGGCTTTTCTGGTCGAGATGTACGTCGAGAAGAAACCCGTGGATCAGGCGCTCAAAAGCGCATGGGGCACTTTGATCGGACTGGTGACAGGCATTGCCGCCAAAGTGGTCTTGCACATCCTGATCGGCATTTACGAGCTTTACAGGCTCTGGGACCCGTCAAGGGCCATCTTTTAAAGGTTTGCCTTTCAAAACACCCTGCTGCACAGCAGGGTGTTTTGCTGTGCACATTTTGCTGTGAACAAAGCCACAACCTGAAGCAGAAATCCAGCCCTCCCTCAGGGACGGGTCAGACCCACATCAATTTGTTGTCCCAGAGAAGATTTCTTCAGCTTCAGCAGGGCACATGCCTTTTCACGCCGACCAAAAGGCCTCCACATGGTGCGGGTCTAGCATGAGAGGACAGGAGCGCCTTCAAGGCCCTCAAACATGCACACCAAAGGAGACAAGCCATGCCAAAATTCAGCAAAATCACCCTGATCACCCTGTGTTGTCTGATGACCCCTCTGTCTTTCGCTCAAGTGGACACCCCAGACACCTCAGAAGGAACCAGCACCAGCATGCCTGACAGCAGCACCAGCACAGGCAATGAAGATTTCAATTCTGGAAACTCTGGAACCACCAACGAAGACAACAACTCTGGCGCACCCACCACCGACGGAGGCAGCACCGACACCGGACCCGTCAGAAGCGACACCACCCCCCAGAGCCTCGGCAACACTGGTGAAGATGGCAGTGGAATGGGCAATACCGCAGGCACCACCGACTCGGGTCAGGCAGGCTCTGGCAGTGCAGGGGTGGGCAATGGACCGGACGACACCACCCAACTTGGTGGAGACCGCACCGCTGTTGCAGATGAAACCTACACCCGCGAT
This DNA window, taken from Deinococcus misasensis DSM 22328, encodes the following:
- a CDS encoding DUF456 domain-containing protein, whose protein sequence is MTLAFLVFLVIWIVGVIGTFIPVVPATLLIFVGSVIATMIDGFQFSDFWFLLTLGIISVGIGLIDNITGAWGTRKYGGSPKAAWGAFWGSIVGIFLPMGLIVGPLGGAFLVEMYVEKKPVDQALKSAWGTLIGLVTGIAAKVVLHILIGIYELYRLWDPSRAIF